The following are encoded in a window of Passer domesticus isolate bPasDom1 chromosome 30, bPasDom1.hap1, whole genome shotgun sequence genomic DNA:
- the LOC135287700 gene encoding olfactory receptor 14A16-like — translation MSNSSSISHFLLLALADTRQLQLLHFCLLLGISLAALLGNGLIISAVACGHHLHTPMFFFLLNLALSDLGSICTTVPKAMHNSLWNTTTISYTGCAAQLFFFLFFISAEYFLLTIMCYDRYVSICKPLHYGTLLGSRACAHMAAAAWASAFLYSLLHTANTFSLPLCHGNVLGQFFCEIPHILKLSCSHSNLRDLGLLLISFFLGFGCFVFIVFSYVQIFRAVLRISSEQGQHKAFSTCLPHLSVVSLFVSSGTFAYLKPPSISSPSLDLALSVLYSVVPPALNPLIYSLRNQELKDILRNLITGFFRKH, via the coding sequence atgtccaacagcagctccatcagccacttcctcctgctggcattggcagacacgcggcagctgcagctcctgcacttctgcctcttgctgggcatctccctggctgccctcctgggcaatggcctcatcatcagcgccgtagcctgcggccaccacctgcacacgcccatgttcttcttcctgctcaacctggccctcagcgacctgggctccatctgcaccactgtccccaaagccatgcacaattccctctggaacaccaccaccatctcctacacaggatgtgctgcacagctctttttctttctgttcttcatctcagcagagtatttcctcctgaccatcatgtgctacgaccgctacgtgtccatctgcaaacccctgcactacgggaccctcctgggcagcagagcttgtgcccacatggcagcagctgcctgggccagtgcctttctctattcactgctgcacacagccaatacattttccctgcccctgtgccatggcaatgtcctgggccagttcttctgtgaaattccacacattctcaagctctcctgctcacacTCAAACCTCAGGGATCTGGGGCTTCTTCTCATAagtttttttttaggttttggctgttttgtgttcattgttttctcctatgtgcagatcttcagggctgtgctgaggatctcctctgagcagggacagcacaaagccttttccacttGCCTCCCTCACCTGTCTGTGGTCTCTTTGTTTGTCAGCAGTGGCACATTTGCctacctgaagcccccctccatctcctccccatccctggatctggccctctcagttctgtactcggtggtgcctccagccctgaaccccctcatctacagtctgaggaaccaggagctcaaggataTCTTGAGGAATCTGATTACTGGATTTTTTCGGAAACACTAA